The genomic DNA CTGAAAGACAGATTGATAAACGGTTCTGTAGACTTCAGACTCGCAGGTGAAAATATTGCGACGGGACACACGTCTCCGATATTTGCACACCACAGTTTAATGAACTCCCCGTCACACCGCGTGAACGTGCTGAACGATGAATTTAATTACGTCGGTATCGGCATCGAATACAGCAGTGAGAATATACCGTATTACACAGAAAATTATATACAGAGATAGACATGGAAACATCCGGATTGCTTAATCCGGGTGTTTTTTTGAATTGTGAGTTTCCCGGGTTCATGCGGTCGAATGCTGTGTATCGGCCGCATGAGCGGATAACCAGACAAAAAACCGCCCGGAATAAAAGTTCCGAACGGTCATACACTCAATATTTAAATAAATTCCCTGAACAGCCCGACAACTTTACCGAGAACGATGACGTTATCCAGGTAAATAGGTTCCATCGTCGTATTTTCCGGCTGCAGACGGTAATAGCCTTTTTCTTTATAGAAACGTTTCACCGTTGCTTCGTCGTCTTCTGTCATCGCGACGATGATTTCACCGTTATGCGCAATGTTCTGTTTGCGGACGATCACCCGGTCGCCGTCGTGAATGCCGGCATCGATCATACTGTCACCGACAACGTTTAACAGAAAGATTTCACTGTTGTGGTTTGCAGTGAAGTGTTCGGGAAGAGGGAAGTACTCTTCGACGTTTTCCACGGCTGTTATAGGCAGACCTGCGGTAACTTTACCAAGGACAGGCACATGAATCACAGGTGATGAATTGTCATCCGATGCCTGGACAATTTCAATCGCACGCGGTTTTGTGGGGTCGCGTTTAATATACCCTTTTGTTTCCAGTTTCGCGAGGTGGCCGTGCACTGTTGAACTCGACTGAAGCCCCACTGCATTACCGATCTCACGAACACTTGGCGGATAGCCTTTATCATTGACGCTGCGTTTTATATATTGAAAAATATCTTTTTGTCTGTCTGTTAAATCTTTCATATTGTTACCTCCAGCCTTATATTAATTAAATTTTATCATATAGTATATGCACTTACAAACATTTGTTCGTATTTTTGTTGACTGCGAACAGGTGTTCTGTTATATTGTTATTACAAACATTTGTTCTAAGGAGTGGTTAGTAATGACAATGAAAGATTTCAAAACTCTGACAGGTTTATTCGCAGTAATGCTTAGCTTCGGGCTTTTATATAGTTTTAATATGGTAGAACCGGATTACGCAGAGAACGTACATTCTCATGAAGAGACTGCATTTTCTGAAAATAGTAATGATGAATCAGACGAACATGAATCGAACATCACAGTGTCGGCAGCATCCATTAATGAGCAGGAAGAATCGGATGAAAACTCACTGGAAGAAAATGGTGCAGCGCCGGGCTTTATCAGCAGCGGA from Jeotgalicoccus saudimassiliensis includes the following:
- the lexA gene encoding transcriptional repressor LexA; translation: MKDLTDRQKDIFQYIKRSVNDKGYPPSVREIGNAVGLQSSSTVHGHLAKLETKGYIKRDPTKPRAIEIVQASDDNSSPVIHVPVLGKVTAGLPITAVENVEEYFPLPEHFTANHNSEIFLLNVVGDSMIDAGIHDGDRVIVRKQNIAHNGEIIVAMTEDDEATVKRFYKEKGYYRLQPENTTMEPIYLDNVIVLGKVVGLFREFI